In the genome of Luteitalea pratensis, the window CTGCACCAGCGGACGATGTTCGACCTCGCGATGATGCAGGAGATCGGCTACTGCCACGGCATCGAGAACTACGCGCGGCACCTCACGGGGCGGCCACCCGGGGCGCCGCCGCCGACGCTGCTCGACTACCTGCCCGCCGATGCCCTCACGATCATCGACGAGAGTCACCAGACCATTCCGCAGATTCGCGGCATGTACGCCGGGGATCGCTCGCGCAAGGAAGTGCTCGTCGAGTACGGCTTCCGCCTGCCGTCGGCGCTCGACAACCGTCCGCTCAATTTCGACGAGTGGAAGGCACGCGTCGGCCAGCAGCTGTTTGTGAGCGCCACGCCAGGTCCCTATGAACTGACGGCATCCGGCGGTGTCGTGGTGGAGCAGATCGTGCGCCCGACCGGACTGCTCGATCCGGAGATCGATATCCGGCCCGTGCGCGGCCAGGTCGACGACCTGCTCGGCGAGATCCGCCTGCGGGTGGAGAAGGCCGAGCGCGTGCTGGTCACCACGCTCACCAAGCGCATGGCCGAGGACCTGACGCAGTACTACCACGAACTCGGCGTCCGGGTGCGCTACCTGCACAGCGACATCGACACCCTGGAACGAATCGAGATCCTGCGCGACCTGCGCCGGGGCACCTTCGACGTACTCGTCGGCATCAACCTGCTGCGCGAGGGGCTCGATCTCCCCGAGGTCTCACTGGTGGCCGTGCTCGACGCCGACAAGGAAGGATTCCTGCGCTCCAGCGGATCCCTGATCCAGACCGTCGGGCGAGCGGCGCGGCACATCAACGGGCGGGCCGTGTTCTACGCCGATCGGATGACCGATTCGATGACGCGCTGTATCGACGAGACCAACCGTCGCCGCGAAGTCCAGGTGGCCTACAACGAGGAGCACGGCATCACGCCGACCAGTGTCCGTCGCGCCATCGACGAGGGCATGGGCGGCGTGGAAGAGCACGACTACCTGACCGTGCCCGTCGAACGCGACCCTCGTGCCGCGTTCCGCACCGAGGGCGAACTGCACGCGCACATCGCGACGCTCGAGGCCGAGATGCGCGGCGCCGCCGCCAATCTCGAATTCGAGAAGGCCGCGACCCTGCGCGACCGGATCAAGGTCCTCCGCCAGCCCGGTCTGGCCCTCGCCGGCGTGGGGGCGCCGGGCGCCTGAGGGGCCTTCGCCTCGGCACCGCCAACTCATGCAACTGATTCTGATCGGCTGGGCCAAGAAGGCTGTCTTCGAGGTCCAGGAGTACGTGAAGATGTGCACCGCCCTCGGGCGGGCCGCGACCAGCCGGCCGTTCTACTACCGCGACGCGATCGAACAGCTCGATGCCATCGGCGTCGGCTCGCTCACCGTCGTGTTGCTCACGGGCGGTTTCACGGGCGCGGTGCTTGCGTTGCAGTCCGGCATGACGCTCGATCAGTTCGGCGCCCGGTCGGTCGTCGGCCGGCTGATCAGCGCGTCGATGATCAAGGAACTCGGCCCGGTGCTGACGGCGCTGATGGTCACCGGGCGCGTGGGCTCGGGCATCGCCGCCGAACTCGGCTCGATGGCCGTGACCGATCAGCTCAACGCGTTGCGTGCGCTCGGCACCGATCCCGTGCGCAAGCTCGCGCTGCCGCGGGTGATTGCCGGCGTCGTGATGGTGCCGATCCTGACGGTCATCTCCGACTTTGTCGGCATCGTCGGCGCCTGGGTGACGACGGTGACGCAACTGCGCGTAGCCTCGAGCGTGTACTGGAACTCGGTGGTGATGGGGCTCTGGATCCAGGACATCTGGATGGGGCTCATCAAGCCGGTGTTCCTCGGGTTCGCGCTCGTGAGCATCGCCTGCTTCGTGGGCATGCGGACGACGGGGGGCACGCAGGGGGTGGGCCGCAGCACCACACAGGCGGTCGTCGCCGGCTCGGTCGCCGTGCTCGTGCTCGACTTCATCATCACCAAGCTGCTGATCAGCTTGCTCTACTGAATATGGGGACGCCGACACCACTGGAGACCCGCCTGTCGCGGGTGAAGACGCCGGGGGAGCCCGTCATCGTCTTCGAACGCGTATTCCTCGCGTTCGGTGACAACGTGATCCTCAAGGACATCAGCTTCGAGTTGCGCGCCGGCTACTCCAAGATCTTCCTCGGCGCGAGCGGCGCCGGCAAGAGCACGATCCTGAAGCTGATTCTCGGGCTGCTCAAGCCGCAGGCGGGCAAGATCTGGGTCAACGGCGTCCGCGTCGACACGCTCGGCGAGTCCGACATGATGAAGGTCCGCGACGATGTCGGGATGGTGTTCCAGGAGGGCGCGCTCTTCGACTCGCTGTCGGTGCGCGAGAACGTCGGCTACAAGCTGTACGAGGAGAGCGACACGCCCCTCGAAGACGTGCACAGGCGCGTCGAGGAAGTGCTCGGGTGGGTGGAACTCGAAGAGCACATCGACAAGATGCCGTCGGAGCTGTCGGGTGGGCAGCGGCGGCGCGTGGCCATTGCCCGTGCGATGACGTTCCAGCCGCGCATCCTGCTCTACGACGAGCCGACCACCGGGCTCGATCCGATCACGTCGATCACCATCGACGACGAGATCGTGAAGCTGCGCGACATCGAGGGCGTGAGTTCCCTGGTCGTCACACACCAGTTGCGCGACGCGTTCTATGTGGCGGAGAGGATGGCTTTTCGCGGCAACGACGGCCGGATCCAGTTCGTGCCGGCCACGCCCGAGAAGCTCGCGCAGACCGAGTTCGTCATGCTCCGCGATGGGCTCATCCACTTCGAGGGCACGGCGAAAGAGCTGCGTGCCACCAACGACCCGTACCTCGCGCTCTTCCTGAGTTGATCCGATGCCACGTACACGCACTCTCGCCTGGTCCCAGCTCAAGATCGGCATCCTCGCCGTTGCAGCGTTCACGCTCGCGACGATGCTCATCTTTGCCGTCGGCGGTGATGCCGGCCTGTTCTCGGGCCGCTACCACCTCAAGACGCGATTCCCCAACGCCGGCGGCTTGCAGTCGGGGTCGGTCGTGCGGCTCGCCGGGGTCAACGTCGGCGCGGTCGACGATGTCTATCTCGATGGCGCCGTCGTCGAGGTCGTGTTGCGGGTCCGGCCCGACGTGCAGAACAAGATCACGGAGCACTCGATCGCGCAGGTCGGGTCGGTCAGCCTGCTCGGCGAGGGAGCCGTCGACATCACCGCCTCGACGCACGGTACGCCGCTGAAGGACTGGTCCTATATCCGCTCGGGGAAGACCCCGGGGCAGATCGCCGACGTCGCCGAGAACGCGACCCAGACCCTCTCGCAGGCCTCGGCACTGATCGCGGAACTCCGCGCCGGCAAGGGGACCGTGGGCAAGCTGGTCACCGAGGATGACCTGTACGTGCAGCTCAATGGCGTCGCGAAGGCAACCGAGGAAGTGATCCGGGCCATCAAACAGGGGAAGGGGCCGGCCGGCACGTTGATCAACAACGAGGCGGCCGCCAGGAACCTGGAACGCGCGCTCGCGAACCTCGATCAGGTCACGGGCAACATCGCGGCGGGCAAGGGCTCGATCGGTACGCTGATCAACGACGACGCGCTCGCGAAGTCGCTGAGCGCCACCACCGACAACCTGCGGGCGGTGTCGGCGGGCCTGAAGAATGGCGATGGAACGGCCGGCAAGCTGCTGACCGACAACGGGCTCTATAATCGGCTCGACTCCGTGGTGCAGCGTCTGGACACGCTCGTCGCGACCCTGAACAAGGGCGAGGGCACGGCCGGCAGGCTGCTGCAGGACAAGCAGCTGTACGACAACATGAATGGCGCGGTGCTGGAACTGCGGAGCCTGCTTGCCGAGATCAAGAAGGACCCCAAGAAGTATCTGAATGTGAAAGTCACCATCTTCTAGGCGGCCTTCGTCACGCGGCCTTCGGCCTTCGATGCATGCCTCGAAGCGCTTGGCCAATAGAGGTTTTCCGACGGCCGACGGCCGAATGCCGACGGCCGGCTATGGCTAAGTTATGAACGATTCCTCCAATATCTGGCTCGCGATCATTGCCATCTCGACCCTCGTGATGGCCCTCGTGCAGGTCGGCGCAATCATTGCCGGCGCGATGGCGGCAC includes:
- a CDS encoding MlaD family protein, whose translation is MPRTRTLAWSQLKIGILAVAAFTLATMLIFAVGGDAGLFSGRYHLKTRFPNAGGLQSGSVVRLAGVNVGAVDDVYLDGAVVEVVLRVRPDVQNKITEHSIAQVGSVSLLGEGAVDITASTHGTPLKDWSYIRSGKTPGQIADVAENATQTLSQASALIAELRAGKGTVGKLVTEDDLYVQLNGVAKATEEVIRAIKQGKGPAGTLINNEAAARNLERALANLDQVTGNIAAGKGSIGTLINDDALAKSLSATTDNLRAVSAGLKNGDGTAGKLLTDNGLYNRLDSVVQRLDTLVATLNKGEGTAGRLLQDKQLYDNMNGAVLELRSLLAEIKKDPKKYLNVKVTIF
- a CDS encoding MlaE family ABC transporter permease, which produces MQLILIGWAKKAVFEVQEYVKMCTALGRAATSRPFYYRDAIEQLDAIGVGSLTVVLLTGGFTGAVLALQSGMTLDQFGARSVVGRLISASMIKELGPVLTALMVTGRVGSGIAAELGSMAVTDQLNALRALGTDPVRKLALPRVIAGVVMVPILTVISDFVGIVGAWVTTVTQLRVASSVYWNSVVMGLWIQDIWMGLIKPVFLGFALVSIACFVGMRTTGGTQGVGRSTTQAVVAGSVAVLVLDFIITKLLISLLY
- the uvrB gene encoding excinuclease ABC subunit UvrB, which gives rise to MPSTYDRFQLVSSFELRGDQPRAIDELVSGLERGDPFQTLLGVTGSGKTFTMAQTIARVNRPALVMVHNKTLAAQLYQEFRRFFPHNAVEYFVSYYDYYQPEAYMPATDSYIEKEAIINEEIDRMRLSATRSLFERRDVIIVSSVSCIYGLGSPEAYYGLMLPLERGQAIGRDAILRKLVEIQYERNDADFARGTFRVRGDVIEVYPSYEESAVRIELFGDEIDELSTIDSLTGGTLRRHDKVAIYPKSHFVTSRDRTKVAVETIKAELVERRTFLEREGRLLEAQRLHQRTMFDLAMMQEIGYCHGIENYARHLTGRPPGAPPPTLLDYLPADALTIIDESHQTIPQIRGMYAGDRSRKEVLVEYGFRLPSALDNRPLNFDEWKARVGQQLFVSATPGPYELTASGGVVVEQIVRPTGLLDPEIDIRPVRGQVDDLLGEIRLRVEKAERVLVTTLTKRMAEDLTQYYHELGVRVRYLHSDIDTLERIEILRDLRRGTFDVLVGINLLREGLDLPEVSLVAVLDADKEGFLRSSGSLIQTVGRAARHINGRAVFYADRMTDSMTRCIDETNRRREVQVAYNEEHGITPTSVRRAIDEGMGGVEEHDYLTVPVERDPRAAFRTEGELHAHIATLEAEMRGAAANLEFEKAATLRDRIKVLRQPGLALAGVGAPGA
- a CDS encoding ABC transporter ATP-binding protein produces the protein MKTPGEPVIVFERVFLAFGDNVILKDISFELRAGYSKIFLGASGAGKSTILKLILGLLKPQAGKIWVNGVRVDTLGESDMMKVRDDVGMVFQEGALFDSLSVRENVGYKLYEESDTPLEDVHRRVEEVLGWVELEEHIDKMPSELSGGQRRRVAIARAMTFQPRILLYDEPTTGLDPITSITIDDEIVKLRDIEGVSSLVVTHQLRDAFYVAERMAFRGNDGRIQFVPATPEKLAQTEFVMLRDGLIHFEGTAKELRATNDPYLALFLS